Genomic DNA from Candidatus Nitrosopumilus koreensis AR1:
CGGATACACATCAGACTTGCTAAAGTCAGTAAACTGGCCATTTTCAGAATCTGAAAGTTCAGGGGTAATTAATGAAGAGCAGATTGTTTCAATTCCATACAATGATTTGGAAAAATCACTTTCTATTTTGAAAAAATATTCCAAAGATTTAGCTGGAGTGATTATTGAGCCAGTGTTGGGTGGCGGAGGATGCATTCCAGCAGAATATGATTACCTCAAAGGAATTCAAGAATTTTGCAAGAAGAATAATTCGTTGTTTATACTAGATGAGATTGTAACTGGATTTAGGTTTCGCTATGGTTGCTTGTATCCTACAATGAAATTGGATCCTGACATTGTTACTTTGGGAAAGATTGTCGGAGGAGGAATGGCAATTGGTGTAATGTGTGGCAAAAAAGAAATCATGGAGTATGCAGATACTACTGGAAAAAAGAAATCAGAGAGAAGCTATGTTGGGGGCGGAACGTTTTCAGCAAATCCTGCATCAATGGTTGCAGGACATTCCACATTAACTGTGCTCAAAGGCAAAAAATCAGTCTATTCTAAAATTGACTCCTTGGGAGAGTATGCTAGAAAAGAACTAACCAAGGCATTTGATGGCAATGTAATAGTTACTGGCAAAGGTTCATTGTTTATGACTCATTTTGTAAGAGACAGAATTACTCAGATTAGAAATTCTGCAGATGCGGCCAAATGCGATGGTGCTGCACTAGCACAATATCATTTCAAAATGATTGCCCATGATGGAATATTTTTCCTGCCAGGAAAGCTTGGTGCAATATCAGAGGCACATTCTAAAGAAGATATTAAAAAGATGATCAAAGCATCTGAAGATTTTATTTGTTAGAATCGTTTGGAAAGAATTCAGATTTCCAAGATTTTAGTTTGCTGAAAATTTCCAGGTATTCGGATGATTTCACAGTAATGTGAATATGAGCATACAATTCTCCAAACTGAGACTCAAAAATCATTCTGCATTCATCTTTGAAAAATGGAACAGATATTCCAATCTTTATGAGATTGGAAAATGTAAAATCTTCAATTTGTACAAGTTTTTCATTAACGGTAATTTTTTTGGTTCAGGATTTTTGTTAATAGTATCATCTAG
This window encodes:
- a CDS encoding aspartate aminotransferase family protein, coding for MVLDYIKEYKKNTPTSAKLFAKSAKLHINGVSHNIRFYEPYPFVVKESSGKNLIDVDSNKYTDYWMGHWSLILGHGPKNVKRNLQKQIEKSWMYGTVNEQTILLSELIAKAVPVAEKIRYVTSGTEATMYAVRLARSVTGKKVIAKIDGGWHGYTSDLLKSVNWPFSESESSGVINEEQIVSIPYNDLEKSLSILKKYSKDLAGVIIEPVLGGGGCIPAEYDYLKGIQEFCKKNNSLFILDEIVTGFRFRYGCLYPTMKLDPDIVTLGKIVGGGMAIGVMCGKKEIMEYADTTGKKKSERSYVGGGTFSANPASMVAGHSTLTVLKGKKSVYSKIDSLGEYARKELTKAFDGNVIVTGKGSLFMTHFVRDRITQIRNSADAAKCDGAALAQYHFKMIAHDGIFFLPGKLGAISEAHSKEDIKKMIKASEDFIC